In Verrucomicrobiota bacterium, the genomic stretch TCATCTTTTCTCAGGCATTGCCCCCTTGTAGATAGGACGCTTGATTTTGACCGTAAAAAGGCGAGTCCATTCCGTAATCCCGCACTCTTCACAAAGTTTCTATTCCGGACTATTCCATTTGAAGAATATGATCTGGTTATTGATATCCAGTGTTTACTCAGAAGCGGCCTTTTCACTTGGGCATCGAGGGGCAAACGCAAGCTGGGCCTCCAAGATGGACGGGAGGGGTGCAAATTGTTCTATCAGGATATTGTCCGGTGGTCCCCAGGAAAAATGCATGCCATCGACCGTTACTTGAAAGTCATTGACCATTTGGGGCTAAAACAAATGCCCGTTGAATACCCCCTAAAATTAACACCGGGTATTCCTGATAAACTTTTGGGCAAATTGCCCGGTGAATTTATCGTGATGAATCCTTTTTCACGCGGTGATTATAAACGCTGGCGTTTGAGTGGGTTCGCTGCGGTCATCAAACAGATGCCGGATGTGAAGTTTGTTTTGATCGGGGAAGAGTCCAGTCTCAGGGAAAGCCTTTCCCTTGAGTCGCCCAATGTCACGAATGTGGTCGGACAAACTGGACTCATTGAGCTAGCCAAAATCATCCAGGCGGGAAAATTACTCCTGACAAATGACTCAGGACCCATGCATTTGGCTGTGGCACTCGGGAAACCGTTGATTGCCCTTTTTGGTGCATCCGATCCTGTTTTGACGGGGCCTTATGGTTATCCACCGGAATCGGTCATCCGTTTTGAACCCGGTGAATCCCTAGCTGAATGTCCATCAGGTGGGATTAATGCCCATC encodes the following:
- a CDS encoding glycosyltransferase family 9 protein, which encodes MKILIIKPSSFGDIIHALPLVDSLKKNLPSAHIHWLTNTVYSSFLRHCPLVDRTLDFDRKKASPFRNPALFTKFLFRTIPFEEYDLVIDIQCLLRSGLFTWASRGKRKLGLQDGREGCKLFYQDIVRWSPGKMHAIDRYLKVIDHLGLKQMPVEYPLKLTPGIPDKLLGKLPGEFIVMNPFSRGDYKRWRLSGFAAVIKQMPDVKFVLIGEESSLRESLSLESPNVTNVVGQTGLIELAKIIQAGKLLLTNDSGPMHLAVALGKPLIALFGASDPVLTGPYGYPPESVIRFEPGESLAECPSGGINAHRTAFSDRVVEALRAQINTKIGA